A DNA window from Ipomoea triloba cultivar NCNSP0323 chromosome 10, ASM357664v1 contains the following coding sequences:
- the LOC116031866 gene encoding 26S proteasome regulatory subunit 7 yields the protein MAPARESEDEIKDEKNPRPLDEDDIALLKTYGLGPYSTSIKKAEKEIKEMAKKINDLCGIKESDTGLAAPSQWDLVSDKQMMQEEQPLQVARCTKIINPNTEDAKYVINVKQIAKFVVGLGDKVSPTDIEEGMRVGVDRNKYQIQIPLPPKIDPSVTMMTVEEKPDVTYNDVGGCKEQIEKMREVVELPMLHPEKFVKLGIDPPKGVLCYGPPGTGKTLLARAVANRTDACFIRVIGSELVQKYVGEGARMVRELFQMARSKKACIVFFDEVDAIGGARFDDGVGGDNEVQRTMLEIVNQLDGFDARGNIKVLMATNRPDTLDPALLRPGRLDRKVEFGLPDLESRTQIFKIHTRTMNCERDIRFELLARLCPNSTGADIRSVCTEAGMYAIRARRKTVTEKDFLDAVNKVIKGYQKFSATPKYMVYN from the exons ATGGCACCTGCCCGGGAATCGGAGGATGAAATTAAGGACGAGAAGAACCCTAGGCCGCTCGACGAGGACGATATTGCTCTCCTTAAGACATAT GGCCTGGGACCTTATTCAACAAGTATAAAGAAAGCtgaaaaggaaatcaaggaaaTGGCTAAAAAGATTAATGATTTATGTG GTATAAAGGAATCTGACACTGGCTTAGCTGCACCAAGCCAATGGGATTTGGTTTCTGATAAGCAAATGATGCAGGAGGAGCAACCCCTTCAG GTGGCAAgatgtacaaaaataatcaaTCCTAATACTGAAGATGCAAAATATGTGATAAATGTCAAGCAAATAGCAAAG TTTGTTGTTGGATTGGGTGACAAAGTTTCACCAACTGATATTGAAGAGGGCATGCGAGTTGG CGTTGATCGGAATAAATATCAAATCCAGATTCCTTTGCCCCCCAAAATTGATCCAAGTGTCACCATGATGACAGTTGAGGAAAAGCCTGATGTGAcctacaatgatgttggtggatGCAAGGAACAAATTGAAAAGATGCGAGAG GTGGTTGAACTGCCAATGCTCCACCCTGAAAAGTTTGTGAAGCTCGGAATTGACCCACCTAAGGGTGTTCTCTGCTATGGTCCTCCCGGAACAGGGAAAACACTACTGGCTAGGGCAGTGGCTAATAGAACAGATGCTTGTTTTATCCGTGTCATTGGTAGTGAACTAGTCCAGAAATATGTTGGTGAAGGAGCTCGGATGGTTCGCGAACTCTTTCAG ATGGCACGCTCTAAAAAGGCTTGCATTGTGTTCTTTGACGAAGTAGATGCTATTGGGGGAGCACGATTTGATGATGGTGTAGGGGGAGACAATGAAGTTCAACGGACTATGCTTGAAATTGTGAACCAGCTTGATGGCTTTGATGCACGTGGGAATATTAAAGTACTGATGGCAACAAATAG ACCTGACACCCTTGATCCAGCACTGCTGCGTCCTGGACGGTTGGATCGCAAAGTTGAGTTTGGCTTGCCTGATCTGGAAAGCAGGACACAGATTTTCAAGATTCACACGAGGACAATGAACTGTGAAAGAGACATCCGTTTTGAACTTTTAGCTCGTCTTTGTCCAAACTCTACTG GAGCTGACATAAGAAGTGTTTGCACTGAGGCTGGAATGTATGCCATTCGAGCACGAAGGAAGACTGTTACAGAGAAGGACTTTCTAGATGCCGTCAACAAAGTCATCAAAGGGTACCAGAAATTCAGTGCCACTCCAAAATACATGGTCTACAATTGA